GCTGGTCGTATGTGCGAAACCTGCGGGGCGGGAAGGCGCGCGTCTAGCCAGCTTCACATTGCACTGCAAGCTCTGCGGTCGTAGCGAGGAACATATGACCCGCATGATCGGATTGCCGTGCTCGCTCGAAGAGATGGAAGCGATGGCCCGCACCGCCATGGCACGGCTGCCACAGGCGTTCCGCGACCGGATGCACGACATCGTTTTCGAGGTGCAGGATTTCGCCACCGAGGAGGTGCTGGACGATCTCGGCATCGACAATCCCTTCGCGCTGACGGGCCTCTATGAGGGCGAGGCGCTGACGGAACGCAGTATCGAGCATTCGGGGCGGATGCCTCCGCGCGTCTTCCTCTATCGCCGGGCGATCCTCGACGAATGGGCGGAACGCGGGGACGAGACGCTGGAGCACCTGGTCGCCCATGTGGTGATTCACGAGATCGGCCATCATTTCGGTCTGAGCGACGACGACATGCATGCGCTGGAGGACATGGTTTAGCCTGCTTTGCGAACCCGCCTCCGCGGCTTCGTCCTCGGTGTTTTTTTGACCCTGCGGGCGGGGCCTGTTGGCCCCGAGCCATTCCAAGGCAACGGCCTTGTCGCGGAGCTCGGCGCGCGCCTAGCGCGCCGCAAGGGCGACTGCCCGCCCGCAGCGCCGAAGGCGTGAGGATTTCGCACGCCGGATGGCGTGCGGACAACAAAAAGACTCCCTAACCCCTAGGCGCGGCCCGGCTACCGTGACAAAAAGCCGCCCATGAAACAGCTCCTCGCCGCCACCGCCGCTTTCGCACTCGCCACGTCCGCCACAGCGCAGGAGGAACCGCAGGGCGCTCCCTCTCCGAACGAGATCGTCGCGCAGGCGGATGCGTCCGACTGGAAGGCAATCGACGCCGAGGACCTTCTGGTCATGACCCTCGCGCCAGACCGCGACGGCAACGAGCGACAGGTCGTCATCCAGCTCATGCCGCCGCCCTTCTCGCAAGGCTGGGTCGAGAACATCCGCACCCTCGCCCGCGCCGGATGGTACGACGGCGTCAGCATCAACCGCGTGCAGGACAATTACGTGGTGCAGTGGGGCGATCCCAATGTCGACAATCCTGAAGCCGAGGGCGACGCGAAGCCGCTGCCCACTGGTTTGAAAGTAATGGACGAGCGAGATTACGTCGTCAGCCAACGCAGCG
This is a stretch of genomic DNA from Erythrobacteraceae bacterium WH01K. It encodes these proteins:
- a CDS encoding metallopeptidase family protein; amino-acid sequence: MTRMIGLPCSLEEMEAMARTAMARLPQAFRDRMHDIVFEVQDFATEEVLDDLGIDNPFALTGLYEGEALTERSIEHSGRMPPRVFLYRRAILDEWAERGDETLEHLVAHVVIHEIGHHFGLSDDDMHALEDMV